DNA sequence from the Acidothermus cellulolyticus 11B genome:
GAAGCCTTGCGAAACTGCGCGCAGAAATCGAGCCCGTCCCTGCCCGTGCCTTCGCGCGGTTCTTGCCGTCCTGGCAGCACGTACGCCGTCCGCTGACCGGCGTCGACGGTCTGTACGCCGTCATCGAGCAACTCCGGGGAGCGCGTCTTCCGGCGTCCGAATTGGAACAGGCCATCCTGGCACGGCGGATTGCCGGGTACCACCCGGCGCTGCTCGACGAACTCACCGCAAGCGGCGCGGTGACCTGGACGGGTGCCGGGGCACGAACGGGTTCCGGAACACGCGGCGCCGGCGCCCGATCGGGCGCCGGCACGAACGGGCCCGCCGACGGCTGGATCGTGCTCTGCCCCACCGACGCGGCGGCGTCCCTGCTGCCGCCGCCGATGCCGCTGGACGAACTGCCGGTTCTGCATCGTCACGTCGTCGATTTGCTTGCGTCGTCCGGTGCGCTGTTCTTCCGGACCATCGCCGACCGGGTGCGCTGCCTCGACGATCAGGAGCTCGAACGCGCCTTGTGGGATCTGGTCTTCGCCGGCTGGCTGACCAACGACACCCTTGCCCCCCTGCGAGCCCGGTTGACGCAACGACCCGGCAGCCGGCCACGCGGCCGGCCTATCCTGCCCTCGCGTCTCGGCCCGCCGACGGCCGCCGGCCGCTGGAGCCTGATCGGTGCGCGGGAATCCGACGAGGAACGCCGGGCGCGGGCGCTGGCCCAGGCGCTTCTCGACCGGTACGGGGTGGCCGCCAGACCGGTTGTCGAAGCCGAGAACGTGCGCGGCGGCTTCGGCGGCATCTACCCGGTCCTCGCGACGATGGAGGCTGCCGGCGCCTGCCGGCGCGGCTACTTCGTCACGGCTCTTGGCGGCGCCCAATTCGGCGTCAGTGGGGCAATCGACGCCTTGCGCGCGGCGAACCGGGAGACCGCCGGGCCGCTGGTTCTGGCCGCGGCTGACCCCGCGAACCCCTACGGCGCCGCATTGCCGTGGCCGGAGGGAAGCAGCGGCCGAGTCGGACGGCGTCCCGAAGCGTGGGTCGTCACCGTCGACGGCGCGCCGGTGCTGTACGTCGAGAGCGGCGGCCGCGGCATCGACGTCCTCACCGCCGACGCAGACGCTCTCCTCGCCGCAATCGAGGCGCTCGCCGCCAGTGTCCGAGCCGGCGAAACCGGCCGGCTGCAGCTCGAGCGGGTCAACGGCCGGCCCATCCTCGGCACACCGCTCGCGGAGACGTTACGCGACAAGGGATTTCGGCCCACCCCCCCGGGGCTTTGCCCTCTCGGCCGAGCACTGGTGAGCCGAAGGGGTTCGGTTTTATCTGGCCGTGACGGTTTCCCGGCGTGCGGGGTCTCTCAGCGTGCGGAACCGGGGAAACCGGCTCATCGGCGTCCCACACGCCGGACCACGGGTCACACCGGAACGGTGAGCCGATCCGACGGACTCGGCCGGTCGTCGTCCGGATGCGTGACGGCATCGGTGTTGGCAGCGGCAACCAGCGTTTCGGTAAGTGCCGCGGTGAGTCGATCGTCGACCGACGCGCCGTCGCCGCCCCGCCGGGTCACCCGCTCCCGGCGCCGGCCATCGGCGTCCGGCTCGTACGACGGCATCTGCGCTGCCTCGAGAACCCGCAGCTCGTCACTCACCTCACGCAGCACGTCCGACAAGTGGACGCCCAGCGCATCGCAGATGGCCGCGAGCAGCTCGGACGACGCCTCTTTCTGGCCGCGTTCAATCTCGGAGAGGTAGCCGAGCGAGACCCGGGCTTCCGCTGAGACGTCGCGCAGGGTGCGCTCCTGGCGCAACCGGTGGCGACGCAGCGCATCGCCGATCAGCCTTCGCAGCAGGATCAACGCGCCCTCCTTGTCGGACTCCGGCTGCGCCGCTGGTCGTCGCAGCCGCACTTTCACCGTACCCCGTCCCATCGGCAGATCGTGCCGGCGAGTGGATGACTTCGCCGGTTCTGCTTCCGGTTCCGCTAGCTTCGACGCCGGCGCAGCTGGGGTTCCGGGGGAAGGTTGAGCAGCCGCCGGCGCAGCAAGTCCAGCGCGATATTCACCGCCTGCCGCCGAATGCGCTGGCGATCCCCGGAGAGGTGCACGTCGCGGACCGTCGGTCCACCCTCTGCCGTAACCGCCACGTAGACCGTCCCCACCGGCTTGCCGTCCTGGCGGGCCGGTCCAGCGACACCGGTGGTCGCGACACCGTACGTCGCACCGAGCCGGCTTCGGATGCTCTCCGCCATCACGACCGCCACCTCGGGATCAACTACCCCGCGAGCGGCGATCAGCTCCGGTGCAAGTCCCAACAGCTCGACTTTCGCAGCCACCGTGTAGCCGATCACACCTCCGCGGTACACGTCCGACGCTCCCGGCGTCTCGGTGAGCGCAGCTCCGACGAGACCCCCGGTGAGCGACTCCGCGGTTGCCACCGTCGCACCAGCGTCCGTCAAGAGGCGGTGCACGACGGCCTCGATCGTGTCGGAGTCCGCGCCATAGACGGCGTCACCGAGCGCAATCCGAGCCCGCTCTTCGACCTCGGCGATCATTGCGGCGGCAAGGTCCCGGTTCGCTGCCTTGGCGCTGATCCGCACCCTGGTCTGCCCCTCGGAGGCAAGGTAGGCCAGCGTGGGATTGCCACGCAGCGCAAGCTCCGCGTCAAGGTCGGCCAGGGCGTCGGCCACCTCCGACTCCCAGACCCCGATCGTCCGCAGCACCCGGGAGAGGAGCACGGTTCCGGGGCCCGCACGCTCCGCCAGCTCCGGGGCAACCCACCGCCGGAAGATTTCCCGCATCTCCCCCGGCACTCCGGGAAGCGCGAAAATCACGGCATTGCCGACGGTCATCCGCAGCCCGGGCGCCGTCCCTGCGGGATTCGGCAACGGCACGGCCCCGTGGGGCCGGTCCGCCATCCGCAGGTTCATCGGCGGAAAATCGGCCCGTCCCAGTGCGGCGTACCGGGCCCGCAGCGCCGCCTCGATCTCCGGGTCCCGCTCCAACGGGACGCCGGCAAGCTCCGCCAGTGCCTCGCGCGTCAGGTCATCCTGGGTGGGACCGAGCCCGCCGGTGGCGACCACGACATCGGCGCGACGCGTTGCAGCGCCGAGCACCTCCGCGATGCGCGCGACGTTGTCGCCGACCACCGCCATCTGCTCGACGTCGACGCCGAGTTCAGCAAGCGCCTGACCGAGCCAGGCGGCGTTGCCGTTAACGATGTCACCGAGAAGGAGCTCGGTGCCGATCGCGACGACCTCAGCCTTCACCGTGCCGACCCCGATGCGTCACGACTGCGCGATCGTCGCGCGAACCGCCGCGGCCTCCGACCGCTGCCGCCTGCGCACCCGGATCGCCCGGTACAGGTAGTTGACGCCGGTCACCACGGTGATCGCAACTGCGATCATCATCACCCAGAAGCGGGCGGTGCCCCAGACTCCGGAGACCGGCAGCAAATACAGCCCGATCGCCACCGCCTGCGCGACGGTCTTGGCCTTGGCGGCCTGGCTCGCGGCAAGCACGCCGCCGCTGCTCGCCGCCGCCACCCCGTTGCGAATCACCCAGAACCGGAGCGCGGTCACGCCGAACTCCCGACCGAGAATCACCGCCGTCACCCACCACGGCAACGCCCCGATCGCCGACAGGCCGATGAGCGCCGCACCGATCAACGCCTTGTCCGCGATCGGATCTGCGATCTTTCCGAAGGTC
Encoded proteins:
- a CDS encoding helix-turn-helix domain-containing protein, giving the protein MILLRRLIGDALRRHRLRQERTLRDVSAEARVSLGYLSEIERGQKEASSELLAAICDALGVHLSDVLREVSDELRVLEAAQMPSYEPDADGRRRERVTRRGGDGASVDDRLTAALTETLVAAANTDAVTHPDDDRPSPSDRLTVPV
- a CDS encoding competence/damage-inducible protein A; translation: MKAEVVAIGTELLLGDIVNGNAAWLGQALAELGVDVEQMAVVGDNVARIAEVLGAATRRADVVVATGGLGPTQDDLTREALAELAGVPLERDPEIEAALRARYAALGRADFPPMNLRMADRPHGAVPLPNPAGTAPGLRMTVGNAVIFALPGVPGEMREIFRRWVAPELAERAGPGTVLLSRVLRTIGVWESEVADALADLDAELALRGNPTLAYLASEGQTRVRISAKAANRDLAAAMIAEVEERARIALGDAVYGADSDTIEAVVHRLLTDAGATVATAESLTGGLVGAALTETPGASDVYRGGVIGYTVAAKVELLGLAPELIAARGVVDPEVAVVMAESIRSRLGATYGVATTGVAGPARQDGKPVGTVYVAVTAEGGPTVRDVHLSGDRQRIRRQAVNIALDLLRRRLLNLPPEPQLRRRRS
- the pgsA gene encoding CDP-diacylglycerol--glycerol-3-phosphate 3-phosphatidyltransferase, translated to MPDPQRRSPSSTPPPVGIANLANGLTTVRLLLVPVFAVLLAFGADGTAHPQWRYAATGVFVIASLTDRVDGEIARRRALITTFGKIADPIADKALIGAALIGLSAIGALPWWVTAVILGREFGVTALRFWVIRNGVAAASSGGVLAASQAAKAKTVAQAVAIGLYLLPVSGVWGTARFWVMMIAVAITVVTGVNYLYRAIRVRRRQRSEAAAVRATIAQS